One region of Solanum pennellii chromosome 6, SPENNV200 genomic DNA includes:
- the LOC107021754 gene encoding FCS-Like Zinc finger 1-like, with protein sequence MDSATRRGPFCYTSLQRKSSLTSVSSISSSSSMSSPRFAGGRKYSDTTRFQQQPHFLDACFLCNKPLGFNRDIFMYRGDTPFCSEECRQEEINNDEAKEKKLNLSASKALREKDHTTSPKNYHFPRGTIAAA encoded by the exons atggacagTGCAACAAGAAGAGGGCCTTTTTGTTATACTTCTTTACAAAGGAAGAGTAGCCTCACAAGTGTTTCTTCcatttcatcttcatcttcaatgTCATCTCCAAGATTTGCTGGTGGAAGAAAGTACTCTGATACTACTAGATTTCAACAACAACCCCATTTCTTGGATGCTTGTTTTCTTTGTAACAAACCACTTGGTTTTAACAGAGATATTTTCATGTACAG AGGGGATACTCCATTCTGTAGTGAAGAATGCAGACAAGAAGAGATAAATAATGATGAAGCAaaggagaaaaaattaaatctttcaGCATCCAAGGCTTTGAGAGAAAAGGACCACACTACTTCTCCAAAAAACTACCATTTTCCCAGAGGCACAATTGCTGCTGCTtga